The following are encoded together in the Lathyrus oleraceus cultivar Zhongwan6 chromosome 3, CAAS_Psat_ZW6_1.0, whole genome shotgun sequence genome:
- the LOC127126547 gene encoding uncharacterized protein LOC127126547 isoform X1, whose translation MSFKKLKESLTEKKLSPEEQQIKIEETRKIIGPIADKFPTICSDASVLRFLKARNYNTMKAAKMLRGTLKWRLEFKPEKIQWDDVAKEALKGRLYKADYLDKQGRVVFVIKAGLQNPSLAMVQIKYLVYCLENAISNPPSTQEQMVWLIDFQGWSTSCISVKVTRDTAQVLQNHYPERLGLAVLYNPPKLFESFWTMVKPFLEPKTYKKVIFAYPDHPKSRVMMEELFDMETLEACFGGNNKVGMNYEAYGKKMRENDKRVSGLIDSGGSSPSFFSMDANETLHSTNGSEDGSSGGEATYSNFDEDDDIIRTETPRSEYEPKNEVHPDKVE comes from the exons ATGTCGTTTAAGAAATTGAAGGAGAGTCTGACTGAAAAAAAATTATCTCCGGAAGAGCAGCAGATCAAG ATCGAAGAAACCAGAAAGATAATTGGTCCAATTGCCGATAAGTTCCCGACTATATGCTCGGATGCGTCGGTGCTAAGGTTTCTTAAAGCACGAAACTATAATACTATGAAGGCTGCAAAGATGTTGAGAGGAACCCTAAAATGGAGGCTGGAGTTCAAGCCTGAGAAGATTCAATGG GATGATGTAGCTAAAGAAGCTCTCAAGGGAAGGTTATATAAGGCTGATTATTTGGACAAGCAAGGAAGGGTTGTTTTTGTCATTAAAGCTGGACTTCAG AATCCAAGTTTGGCAATGGTACAGATCAAGTACCTCGTTTACTGTTTGGAGAATGCTATTTCTAATCCACCTTCTACACAAGAACAGATGGTCTGGCTAATAGATTTTCAAGGGTGGAGCACATCGTGTATATCAGTAAAGGTCACCCGAGATACTGCTCAAGTCCTGCAGAATCATTACCCAGAAAGGTTGGGCCTTGCAGTCTTGTACAATCCACCAAAATTGTTCGAGTCATTTTGGACG ATGGTGAAGCCGTTTCTTGAACCCAAGACTTACAAAAAGGTGATATTTGCTTACCCTGACCACCCAAAGAGCCGAGTAATGATGGAAGAACTCTTTGACATGGAGACTCTAGAAGCCTGTTTTGGTGGAAATAATAAAGTTGGAATGAACTATGAAGCTTATGGtaaaaaaatgagagaaaatgaCAAAAGGGTGTCTGGTTTGATTGATTCTGGCGGTTCAAGTCCTAGTTTTTTTAGCATGGATGCTAATGAAACATTGCATTCAACGAATGGTTCTGAGGATGGATCATCTGGTGGTGAAGCAACTTATTCAAACTTCGACGAAGATGATGATATTATACGGACAGAGACACCTCGCTCCGAATATGAACCCAAAAATGAGGTTCATCCTGACAAAGTTGAGTGA
- the LOC127126547 gene encoding uncharacterized protein LOC127126547 isoform X2 codes for MSFKKLKESLTEKKLSPEEQQIKIEETRKIIGPIADKFPTICSDASVLRFLKARNYNTMKAAKMLRGTLKWRLEFKPEKIQWDDVAKEALKGRLYKADYLDKQGRVVFVIKAGLQMVWLIDFQGWSTSCISVKVTRDTAQVLQNHYPERLGLAVLYNPPKLFESFWTMVKPFLEPKTYKKVIFAYPDHPKSRVMMEELFDMETLEACFGGNNKVGMNYEAYGKKMRENDKRVSGLIDSGGSSPSFFSMDANETLHSTNGSEDGSSGGEATYSNFDEDDDIIRTETPRSEYEPKNEVHPDKVE; via the exons ATGTCGTTTAAGAAATTGAAGGAGAGTCTGACTGAAAAAAAATTATCTCCGGAAGAGCAGCAGATCAAG ATCGAAGAAACCAGAAAGATAATTGGTCCAATTGCCGATAAGTTCCCGACTATATGCTCGGATGCGTCGGTGCTAAGGTTTCTTAAAGCACGAAACTATAATACTATGAAGGCTGCAAAGATGTTGAGAGGAACCCTAAAATGGAGGCTGGAGTTCAAGCCTGAGAAGATTCAATGG GATGATGTAGCTAAAGAAGCTCTCAAGGGAAGGTTATATAAGGCTGATTATTTGGACAAGCAAGGAAGGGTTGTTTTTGTCATTAAAGCTGGACTTCAG ATGGTCTGGCTAATAGATTTTCAAGGGTGGAGCACATCGTGTATATCAGTAAAGGTCACCCGAGATACTGCTCAAGTCCTGCAGAATCATTACCCAGAAAGGTTGGGCCTTGCAGTCTTGTACAATCCACCAAAATTGTTCGAGTCATTTTGGACG ATGGTGAAGCCGTTTCTTGAACCCAAGACTTACAAAAAGGTGATATTTGCTTACCCTGACCACCCAAAGAGCCGAGTAATGATGGAAGAACTCTTTGACATGGAGACTCTAGAAGCCTGTTTTGGTGGAAATAATAAAGTTGGAATGAACTATGAAGCTTATGGtaaaaaaatgagagaaaatgaCAAAAGGGTGTCTGGTTTGATTGATTCTGGCGGTTCAAGTCCTAGTTTTTTTAGCATGGATGCTAATGAAACATTGCATTCAACGAATGGTTCTGAGGATGGATCATCTGGTGGTGAAGCAACTTATTCAAACTTCGACGAAGATGATGATATTATACGGACAGAGACACCTCGCTCCGAATATGAACCCAAAAATGAGGTTCATCCTGACAAAGTTGAGTGA